From a single Miscanthus floridulus cultivar M001 chromosome 8, ASM1932011v1, whole genome shotgun sequence genomic region:
- the LOC136472463 gene encoding expansin-A19-like — translation MGKRFLHQLLAVVLALFVSPVRSGDWLPATATFYGGADGSDTMGGACGYSDLYEQGYGINNAALSTALFNDGASCGQCYVIICDSSKTGWCKPGNNWVVVSATNFCPPNWDLPAGGELPAGGWCGPPRPHFDMSQPAWENLGIYTAGIIPVLYQRVKCWKSGGVRFTIAGFNGFYMVLITNVAGSGSIQSMAMKGSNTDWIPMYRNWGANWHCLSGGLVGQGLSFALVSTGGQNLVFKDVVPEWWQFGQTFTNYQNFDY, via the exons ATGGGCAAACGTTTCCTCCACCAACTGCTCGCAGTCGTCCTTGCACTCTTCGTCTCGCCGGTGAGATCCGGCGACTGGCTTCCGGCCACCGCCACGTTCTACGGCGGCGCTGATGGCTCCGACACAATGG GTGGCGCGTGCGGGTACAGCGATCTGTACGAGCAGGGCTACGGCATCAACAACGCGGCGCTGAGCACGGCGCTCTTCAACGACGGCGCGTCGTGCGGACAGTGCTACGTCATCATCTGCGACAGCAGCAAGACCGGGTGGTGCAAGCCCGGCAACAACTGGGTCGTCGTCTCCGCCACCAACTTCTGCCCGCCCAACTGGGACCTCCCCGCCGGCGGGGAGCTCCCTGCCGGCGGATGGTGCGGCCCGCCCCGGCCACACTTCGACATGTCCCAGCCCGCCTGGGAGAACCTCGGCATCTACACCGCCGGCATCATCCCCGTCCTCTACCAGCGGGTCAAGTGCTGGAAGAGCGGCGGCGTGCGATTCACCATCGCCGGCTTCAACGGCTTCTACATGGTGCTCATCACCAACGTCGCCGGCAGCGGCTCCATCCAGAGCATGGCGATGAAGGGCAGCAACACGGACTGGATCCCCATGTACAGGAACTGGGGCGCCAACTGGCACTGCCTCTCCGGCGGGCTCGTCGGCCAGGGCCTCAGCTTCGCGCTCGTCTCCACCGGCGGCCAGAACCTCGTCTTCAAGGACGTCGTGCCGGAGTGGTGGCAGTTCGGACAAACCTTCACCAACTACCAGAATTTCGACTACTAA